A region from the Solibacillus sp. FSL H8-0523 genome encodes:
- a CDS encoding alpha/beta hydrolase, translated as MNYTDKFTNTDINIHYIETNDHVTDSLPLVYIPGALGNAEQFIEEMKSLFPRHCISISLRGIGKSDAPLKGYTFEENILDISSVIKKSGLNAYYLMAYSMGVPYAIQYAATNPNEVKGLILCDYPAKYPRIPEQWIENAKKFVPPNRCHVVEEIQKDSSEIILWEKLKEINCPVLVLKGGTEQALLKEEASMKYKSNLKNVELLEFTNSGHELWVPDYEKFIQSIKDFLTKIEAKNITINI; from the coding sequence ATGAATTATACTGATAAGTTCACAAATACCGACATTAATATTCATTATATCGAAACAAACGATCATGTTACTGACTCATTACCTCTTGTATATATTCCTGGAGCCTTGGGGAATGCTGAACAATTTATCGAAGAAATGAAATCTCTTTTTCCTAGACATTGTATTTCTATTAGTTTAAGAGGAATAGGGAAAAGTGACGCTCCATTAAAGGGATATACTTTTGAAGAAAATATATTGGATATTTCATCAGTTATTAAAAAAAGTGGGCTAAATGCTTATTATTTAATGGCGTATTCTATGGGGGTTCCTTATGCAATACAATACGCTGCTACCAACCCTAACGAAGTCAAAGGGCTAATATTATGTGATTATCCTGCAAAATACCCTCGGATTCCAGAACAATGGATAGAAAACGCAAAAAAATTTGTCCCCCCAAATAGATGTCATGTAGTTGAAGAAATTCAAAAAGATTCCAGTGAAATAATTCTATGGGAAAAACTGAAAGAAATTAACTGTCCCGTATTAGTTCTTAAAGGTGGGACAGAACAAGCTTTACTAAAAGAAGAGGCTAGTATGAAATATAAAAGCAACTTAAAAAATGTTGAATTATTAGAATTTACTAACTCTGGTCATGAATTGTGGGTTCCTGATTACGAAAAATTTATTCAATCAATTAAAGATTTTCTAACTAAAATAGAGGCAAAAAACATTACCATAAATATCTAA
- a CDS encoding alpha/beta-type small acid-soluble spore protein, protein MTQIQNKLQQMKLEIAAEFGLENYDSIDKGELSSRMNGKIGGEMTKRLIELGKMQLVQMTQRELVPIIVKREKVIKKQLMLPWPEEYNGDFLPAHFHYNSQKNNFYN, encoded by the coding sequence ATGACCCAAATACAAAATAAACTGCAACAAATGAAATTAGAAATTGCGGCGGAATTTGGATTGGAGAACTACGATTCCATTGATAAAGGTGAATTATCTTCAAGAATGAATGGTAAAATCGGTGGTGAAATGACCAAGAGGCTAATTGAATTAGGAAAAATGCAATTGGTTCAAATGACACAACGAGAATTAGTTCCTATCATTGTAAAAAGGGAAAAAGTCATAAAAAAGCAACTTATGCTTCCTTGGCCTGAAGAGTACAATGGGGATTTTTTGCCGGCCCATTTTCATTATAATTCCCAAAAGAATAATTTTTATAATTAA
- a CDS encoding ImmA/IrrE family metallo-endopeptidase codes for MNHYSHLEDYIKTLFHQLELTEPATLNMRAVAKKLDIKLFYWENASQAIFYDDMTAIFIDSRISPEVQWQDFTHELCHALIHTGDQLFMPPLFREYQEFKANNFMYHACIPTFMLDQIENLDYTTCSIHAVQQLFNVEYDFARRRLKNYLNKKLYVPY; via the coding sequence ATGAACCACTATAGCCACCTAGAAGATTACATCAAAACTTTGTTCCACCAACTCGAATTAACTGAACCAGCAACTTTAAACATGCGAGCAGTTGCAAAGAAACTCGACATTAAGCTTTTCTATTGGGAAAACGCAAGTCAGGCTATTTTTTACGATGATATGACAGCTATTTTCATCGATAGCCGTATTAGCCCTGAAGTACAGTGGCAAGATTTTACGCATGAACTATGCCATGCATTAATACATACGGGAGATCAACTATTCATGCCTCCCCTCTTCCGTGAATATCAGGAGTTCAAAGCAAACAATTTTATGTACCATGCATGCATACCGACATTTATGCTGGACCAAATAGAAAACCTTGATTATACAACATGCTCAATTCATGCTGTGCAGCAGTTATTCAATGTTGAATATGATTTTGCTCGAAGACGCCTCAAAAACTATCTTAATAAGAAATTATATGTTCCATATTAG
- a CDS encoding conserved phage C-terminal domain-containing protein, giving the protein MTLLTNAPTLVVQTDLAMLIGQDEAMLLQQLHYRLANQGVAREGRIWFFHTYESWKKQIPFWSISKLKSKFLKLEKMGLVQSTDKFNQFYVDRTKWYSIDYDKLDALFLANAIQSNPTDVTHETKPSSPDKRCDRFNVSPSDTKEVYKNNNNNIYASEIDEVINYLNDKAKRGFTVSNESNRRDIQQRLQEGYCVEQCFSVIDTQVKAWQDDVKMSRYLRPSTLFKKANFENYLNAANQTRNHYLDSKPLELDYSAGEDIG; this is encoded by the coding sequence ATGACACTGTTAACAAATGCACCAACACTGGTTGTACAAACAGATTTAGCGATGCTCATTGGGCAAGACGAGGCGATGCTGCTCCAGCAACTGCATTATCGCTTAGCCAATCAAGGTGTAGCGCGCGAGGGACGGATTTGGTTTTTCCATACGTATGAAAGCTGGAAGAAGCAAATTCCGTTTTGGAGTATTTCGAAATTAAAAAGCAAGTTTTTAAAGCTTGAAAAAATGGGGCTCGTTCAATCAACGGACAAGTTTAACCAGTTTTATGTAGATCGTACTAAGTGGTACAGCATTGACTATGACAAGCTCGATGCTCTTTTTTTGGCCAATGCGATTCAATCTAACCCGACAGACGTTACCCACGAAACGAAGCCATCGTCACCTGACAAGCGCTGCGACCGTTTTAATGTAAGCCCATCAGATACAAAAGAGGTTTATAAAAATAATAACAACAATATATATGCTTCTGAAATTGATGAAGTCATTAACTATTTAAATGACAAAGCGAAGAGAGGCTTTACAGTTTCTAATGAAAGCAATCGAAGAGATATCCAACAAAGATTACAGGAAGGCTACTGTGTAGAGCAGTGCTTTAGCGTCATTGATACACAAGTAAAAGCGTGGCAAGATGACGTGAAAATGTCTCGTTATTTAAGGCCTTCGACGTTATTTAAAAAAGCCAATTTCGAAAATTATTTAAATGCTGCGAATCAAACGCGGAATCATTATTTGGATAGTAAGCCGCTGGAGTTGGATTATAGTGCTGGGGAGGATATCGGATGA
- a CDS encoding site-specific integrase — protein sequence MYCEKIDKNMWRCIGEGPRDSVTGKRRQITRRGKTKKEAENRVLQGIAGIKKQTSFANDVKFVEFAERWMTLYELKGNKETTVEYRRYCLSVLSRYLAKEKIVNITSVQLQNVLNELFENGTAFYTLRGIHNAANMMFNFAKEIGLVAINPVSAIFIPKKKLTLDQVNGEKVGQLFLESHELKEFLNEVDKYRNITTRTLIYVIAFTGMRPGEAIALTHDDIDFENKTIRINKTNFAKKYVRKEFELTPPKTLGSVRIIDIDDIIIEKLQELIAFRKKLKWIDIGYVFGEADGYPTVIKMLNAVVKRIGARTTVEKPFRTYILRHTHISLLAEAGVDLNYIMNRVGHKNSETTTQIYLHVTSGMRNNASQKMHAKFTELLKK from the coding sequence ATGTATTGCGAAAAGATTGACAAGAATATGTGGAGATGCATCGGTGAAGGTCCACGTGATTCAGTCACCGGGAAACGTAGGCAAATTACTAGACGTGGTAAAACCAAAAAAGAAGCTGAAAATCGTGTGCTGCAAGGTATTGCTGGTATCAAGAAACAAACATCATTTGCAAATGATGTTAAGTTTGTCGAATTCGCTGAGCGATGGATGACCCTATACGAACTAAAAGGAAATAAAGAAACAACCGTTGAATACCGTCGTTACTGCCTATCGGTTTTAAGTCGTTATTTGGCCAAAGAAAAGATTGTTAATATTACCTCTGTTCAATTGCAAAATGTCCTGAACGAACTCTTCGAAAATGGTACCGCCTTTTACACATTACGTGGCATTCACAATGCCGCTAATATGATGTTCAATTTTGCGAAAGAGATTGGGTTGGTTGCGATTAATCCAGTCTCTGCGATTTTCATTCCCAAGAAGAAATTAACACTGGATCAGGTTAATGGCGAGAAAGTTGGCCAACTGTTTCTCGAATCACATGAGTTGAAGGAATTTTTAAATGAAGTCGATAAGTACCGTAATATTACAACGCGTACTTTAATTTACGTCATTGCCTTTACTGGAATGCGACCAGGTGAAGCAATCGCACTTACTCATGATGATATTGATTTTGAAAATAAAACGATTCGAATTAACAAAACGAATTTCGCTAAAAAATATGTACGCAAAGAATTTGAATTGACGCCCCCAAAAACTTTAGGCAGTGTACGAATAATTGATATTGATGACATCATTATCGAAAAGCTTCAGGAATTGATCGCATTTCGTAAGAAGTTGAAATGGATAGACATAGGTTATGTATTCGGTGAAGCTGATGGCTACCCTACTGTGATAAAAATGCTAAATGCGGTTGTAAAAAGAATTGGTGCAAGAACAACAGTTGAAAAACCATTTAGAACTTACATTTTACGTCACACACATATTAGCTTACTTGCTGAAGCTGGTGTGGATCTAAATTATATAATGAACCGAGTTGGCCATAAAAACTCCGAAACCACTACCCAAATTTACCTCCACGTGACAAGTGGCATGCGTAACAATGCATCACAAAAAATGCATGCGAAATTTACGGAACTACTCAAAAAATAA
- a CDS encoding TetR family transcriptional regulator C-terminal domain-containing protein, producing the protein MDKRRYNSENAKRDIMEKAALIFSQKGYNQTSVQDISKASGYSKGHIYYHFQNKEKLFVLLAQNTMQDWYTKWMAKESSYSTATEKLYGMAKHVLYNYQTPLLKGGQELASNPASSLESVKALYELAIIPMGSYRSILQEGVEKGEFEGGNIDEWTLLVGTWLGGLCQLTNTQELSTLEPLFNQAITILLASIKRRK; encoded by the coding sequence TTGGATAAGAGACGTTATAACAGTGAAAATGCTAAGCGTGACATTATGGAAAAAGCAGCCTTGATATTTTCTCAAAAAGGCTACAATCAAACCTCTGTACAAGACATATCAAAAGCCTCTGGATATAGCAAAGGTCATATTTATTATCATTTTCAAAATAAAGAAAAGCTGTTTGTTTTACTAGCACAAAACACGATGCAGGATTGGTATACAAAATGGATGGCAAAAGAATCGTCCTATAGCACAGCAACAGAGAAACTATATGGAATGGCGAAGCATGTCCTTTATAATTACCAAACTCCTTTATTAAAAGGGGGACAAGAACTCGCCTCTAATCCCGCCTCAAGTCTAGAATCGGTAAAAGCATTATATGAATTAGCGATTATTCCTATGGGTTCTTATCGTTCCATTCTTCAAGAAGGAGTGGAAAAGGGGGAATTTGAAGGTGGAAATATTGATGAGTGGACCTTGCTTGTTGGAACATGGCTAGGAGGTTTATGTCAGTTAACGAACACACAAGAATTGAGTACGCTAGAACCTCTCTTTAACCAAGCCATTACAATCTTGTTAGCTTCCATTAAGAGGAGGAAATAA
- a CDS encoding DNA topoisomerase, with translation MEPVILPQCETGLHTRKQALTKLKALYGKGYRYVVRDKDSAYLYCYSLKPKKFQDLQGWGYENPDGPDVLPAFPIKNVDLVEIRWGNRSAVMIERVVREGKSVRIITGSLLNHKL, from the coding sequence ATGGAGCCAGTTATTTTACCACAATGCGAAACAGGGCTGCACACGAGAAAGCAAGCTCTTACAAAGTTAAAAGCACTGTACGGCAAAGGCTATCGCTATGTAGTGCGTGATAAGGATTCGGCCTATCTTTACTGCTACTCGTTAAAGCCAAAAAAGTTTCAGGATTTACAAGGATGGGGTTATGAAAATCCAGATGGCCCGGATGTACTGCCGGCTTTTCCGATAAAGAATGTGGACCTGGTGGAGATTAGGTGGGGGAATCGGTCGGCGGTGATGATTGAGCGGGTGGTGAGGGAGGGGAAGAGTGTGCGAATCATTACAGGTTCTCTTTTGAATCACAAATTATAA
- a CDS encoding Spo0B domain-containing protein, producing MYTSYTKIEDTVEEAIANQNLEAAKSIAKAIDLETYERFLKERNRDEDYWTIRHYLNDAREKLGVLYVYTLEVDNPTRSKVLIVGYPENKDNPNEFLIGEVCTVPEAQVKLAYEEGKPFVTEILEDTKYGHHYITVGTPIMNAEGEIISYLSIDISTDTLDVIKESVVNSNIALLVVSGLFIIIIIISFFLLQKWYQKEVGTTEYTYQKEIKTLMASVSSLRHDYINHIQVLHGLLHLGEVDQAKKYVDSLSKDIQTIESIKLNLDNPGLAILLQTKKLTCQNQQIDIEITVDDNPFDNIKTIDLINILSNIIDNAIEATMELPEEQRKITVSCKADEIYYTFSITNAGRKLPDINQIFKQGYSTKKVEKGRVRGQGLFIVKETINKYNGTITLDTTNEKEIIAIVKIPTK from the coding sequence ATGTATACTTCCTATACAAAGATTGAAGATACAGTGGAAGAGGCGATTGCTAACCAAAATCTTGAAGCTGCCAAATCCATTGCAAAGGCGATTGATTTGGAAACGTATGAGCGATTTTTAAAAGAACGGAATCGTGATGAAGATTATTGGACAATACGACATTATTTGAATGATGCCCGAGAAAAACTAGGTGTATTATACGTCTATACTTTGGAAGTAGACAACCCTACTAGATCGAAAGTTTTAATCGTAGGTTATCCTGAAAACAAGGATAATCCAAATGAATTTCTAATAGGTGAAGTTTGTACAGTACCGGAAGCCCAAGTGAAATTAGCGTATGAGGAAGGCAAACCATTTGTAACAGAGATCCTAGAAGATACGAAATATGGCCATCATTATATAACGGTTGGGACCCCTATCATGAATGCAGAAGGGGAAATCATTAGCTACCTTAGCATTGATATTAGTACGGATACACTTGACGTGATTAAAGAATCCGTTGTTAATAGTAATATTGCCCTATTAGTAGTCAGTGGACTTTTTATTATTATTATAATTATTTCTTTCTTCCTTTTACAAAAGTGGTATCAAAAAGAGGTTGGAACTACTGAGTATACATATCAAAAGGAAATTAAAACGTTAATGGCTTCTGTCTCATCATTAAGGCACGATTATATTAATCATATCCAAGTTTTACATGGACTTCTGCATTTAGGTGAAGTAGATCAAGCGAAGAAGTATGTCGATTCTTTGTCTAAAGACATACAAACAATTGAATCCATTAAATTGAATCTTGATAACCCGGGATTAGCGATATTACTGCAAACAAAAAAATTAACATGTCAAAATCAACAAATTGATATAGAGATAACCGTTGATGATAATCCATTTGATAATATAAAAACGATTGATTTAATCAATATATTATCGAACATAATTGATAATGCGATAGAAGCGACAATGGAGTTGCCAGAGGAACAACGTAAAATTACAGTTAGCTGTAAAGCAGACGAGATATATTATACGTTCTCGATTACGAACGCTGGGCGAAAGCTACCTGACATAAATCAAATTTTTAAACAAGGCTACTCAACGAAAAAAGTAGAGAAAGGAAGAGTTAGAGGACAAGGTTTATTTATTGTTAAAGAAACAATTAATAAATACAATGGAACGATTACACTTGATACAACAAACGAAAAAGAGATAATAGCGATTGTGAAAATCCCTACTAAGTAA
- a CDS encoding tetratricopeptide repeat protein: MRKKLLVGILSFVAILGIMLVILDNQEKPNYAALDVLELKKLSDEGDREAQGVLAYYYQEGINVKKDYEKSLELYLKSAENGNTTSMINIAYLYSNGIGVEQNHKEAFKWNLQAAENGDSSGMFNVSRKYEFGLGVERNPEKATYWLEKSGKEI, encoded by the coding sequence GTGAGGAAAAAATTATTGGTAGGTATATTATCTTTTGTAGCCATACTTGGAATAATGCTTGTTATTTTAGATAATCAAGAAAAACCTAATTATGCAGCCTTGGACGTTTTGGAATTGAAAAAATTATCTGATGAAGGTGATAGAGAGGCACAAGGTGTTTTAGCATATTATTATCAAGAAGGAATCAATGTTAAAAAAGATTATGAAAAAAGTTTGGAACTGTATTTGAAAAGTGCCGAAAATGGCAATACAACTTCGATGATTAATATAGCATATCTATATTCAAATGGAATTGGAGTAGAACAAAATCATAAAGAGGCTTTTAAATGGAACTTACAAGCCGCTGAAAATGGTGATTCAAGCGGAATGTTTAATGTTTCAAGAAAATATGAATTCGGATTAGGCGTTGAAAGGAATCCAGAAAAAGCAACTTATTGGTTAGAGAAATCAGGAAAAGAAATTTAA
- a CDS encoding replicative DNA helicase codes for MMIEQSISLELAEKSILGSMLTENYLVLDSTVQLEHFSSIQHQIIFSAMQELARANKSVDYITLLSVREPIELGGANYIVDLKNYANPTKFNEYAEILFTHWQHVTKQQILTQAQQENWSIEQIQTQLDAISDSESLLETSITKGLAEAMDRPYEPMSAKTGINTDLRNFDRMTNGFQDGDLFILAARPSMGKTDMMNHFAINAGFKGYLPIIFSLEMKREQLIDRMIASTGNINRLNLSDPYTTMSDEQKLKWSQAIGMLDHAKIQIDDRPAVTVPQIRATARKLMKQYPDRKPLILIDYLQIIRANNSKDNQTQQIGQISRDLKQMAREFNCPVVCLSQLNRSVEQRQDKRPIMSDIRDSGNIEQDADVIAFLYRDDYYNNNSRAKNILEINLAKHRNGPTGKVLVAYAKETGRLVNVDWTARQ; via the coding sequence ATGATGATAGAACAATCAATCAGCCTAGAGCTTGCTGAAAAAAGCATTTTAGGCTCGATGCTTACAGAAAATTACTTAGTGTTAGACAGCACAGTGCAGCTAGAACATTTCAGCTCAATACAGCATCAAATTATTTTCAGTGCTATGCAAGAATTAGCGAGAGCAAATAAAAGCGTGGATTATATTACGTTACTGAGCGTGAGAGAGCCGATTGAATTAGGCGGCGCGAACTACATTGTTGACCTTAAAAACTATGCGAATCCAACAAAGTTTAACGAATATGCAGAAATCCTGTTTACGCATTGGCAGCACGTAACAAAGCAACAAATTTTAACGCAGGCACAGCAGGAAAATTGGTCGATTGAGCAAATCCAAACGCAATTAGACGCAATTAGCGATAGTGAGAGCTTGCTAGAAACAAGTATTACAAAAGGACTTGCAGAAGCGATGGATCGTCCGTATGAGCCAATGAGCGCGAAAACAGGCATCAATACTGATTTACGCAACTTTGACCGCATGACAAACGGCTTCCAAGATGGGGACTTGTTTATTTTAGCAGCGCGTCCATCGATGGGGAAAACGGATATGATGAATCACTTTGCTATCAATGCAGGCTTTAAAGGGTATTTACCGATAATCTTCTCGCTGGAGATGAAACGTGAGCAGCTGATTGACCGTATGATTGCCTCGACAGGAAACATTAATCGACTCAATTTAAGCGACCCGTATACAACGATGTCAGACGAGCAAAAGCTAAAATGGTCACAGGCAATTGGCATGCTAGATCATGCAAAAATCCAAATTGATGACCGCCCAGCAGTGACCGTACCACAAATTCGTGCGACGGCTCGTAAACTCATGAAGCAATACCCAGACCGCAAGCCACTGATTTTGATTGATTACTTGCAAATTATTCGTGCCAACAATTCAAAGGACAACCAAACACAGCAAATTGGTCAAATTAGCCGAGATTTAAAGCAAATGGCGCGTGAGTTCAATTGTCCAGTTGTGTGTTTATCGCAGCTCAATCGTAGTGTAGAGCAACGTCAGGATAAGCGTCCCATCATGAGTGACATTCGCGATAGCGGCAATATCGAGCAAGATGCAGACGTAATCGCATTCCTATACCGAGATGATTACTACAACAATAATTCACGGGCAAAGAACATACTCGAAATCAACCTTGCGAAGCACCGTAATGGACCTACTGGAAAGGTTTTAGTTGCTTATGCGAAGGAAACAGGCCGCTTGGTTAATGTGGATTGGACTGCACGCCAATGA
- a CDS encoding SGNH/GDSL hydrolase family protein, protein MKIALIGDSLTEGRPGVSFFNILKEKFPNITFDNLGKPGESVKSLYTRLLKTKLDIDYDISFLWIGVNDVYSKLLSVQAQPVAKDHNEFKDYYEKILDLVLVSSKKVVAVTPALVGENTNNAPNHEIKELNVLIQSITRNQANVSFLDIQSVFFSDLAKVNSSDYISTKVMRVMVDIFFYKKPSRIDRLSKERGLHLTLDGIHLNSTGAQIVAEIYASEIKRLTYENQDAIQ, encoded by the coding sequence ATGAAAATAGCATTAATCGGTGACAGTTTAACTGAAGGTCGTCCTGGGGTTTCTTTCTTTAACATACTAAAAGAAAAGTTTCCAAACATTACGTTCGATAACCTTGGCAAACCAGGAGAGTCTGTTAAAAGTTTATATACTCGTCTTTTAAAAACAAAGTTAGATATAGATTATGATATTTCTTTCCTTTGGATCGGGGTAAATGATGTTTATTCAAAACTGCTGAGTGTTCAAGCACAACCAGTAGCAAAAGATCATAATGAGTTCAAAGACTATTACGAGAAAATATTAGACCTAGTTCTTGTATCATCGAAGAAAGTAGTAGCAGTTACCCCAGCATTAGTTGGTGAAAATACGAATAATGCTCCAAATCATGAAATCAAAGAATTGAATGTTCTTATCCAATCCATCACTCGTAATCAAGCAAATGTCAGTTTTCTAGATATCCAATCTGTTTTTTTTAGTGACCTTGCAAAAGTTAACAGTTCAGATTATATCAGCACAAAGGTAATGAGAGTAATGGTGGATATTTTCTTTTATAAGAAGCCTTCAAGAATTGACAGGCTATCAAAAGAACGCGGTCTTCATCTTACATTAGATGGTATACACCTAAATAGTACTGGTGCACAAATTGTTGCAGAGATTTATGCATCTGAAATCAAGCGTTTAACATACGAAAATCAAGACGCAATTCAGTAA
- a CDS encoding helix-turn-helix transcriptional regulator produces MSLRELSRLTDIHHATLSELANHKRQNINFSHIEKIADTLELDDIREIIDLIEIKDRYSCPG; encoded by the coding sequence ATTTCATTAAGAGAATTATCTCGATTAACAGACATACACCATGCTACTTTAAGTGAATTAGCTAATCATAAGAGACAAAATATTAACTTTAGCCATATCGAGAAAATTGCTGACACTTTAGAGTTAGATGATATTAGAGAAATAATAGACCTTATAGAAATCAAAGACAGATATAGTTGCCCTGGGTGA
- a CDS encoding SDR family oxidoreductase, translated as MQMIRKVAVVTGGASGIGRAICSELVQQNVFVIISDINEKAGKNFEVELNKETINARYAYLDVTEYYSVERLLTDLYQEFGRIDYLFNNAGMAMYGELYDMTMENWKEIMDVNLWGVINGTQVGYNLMKKQGFGHIVNTASAAGLGPSPVSSAYATTKHAVVGLTTSLHYEAEEFGIKVSTLCPTFVDTPIFEEAKAININKTVITQQLKKQKTMSPEKLAKIALDGIHRNKPIICPMPMRRTMDIFFTLFPPAHRGLMRLVCKVSRKARILEN; from the coding sequence ATGCAGATGATTAGAAAAGTTGCGGTTGTAACGGGTGGTGCTTCAGGTATAGGTCGGGCGATTTGCAGCGAACTAGTCCAACAGAATGTGTTTGTTATTATTTCAGATATTAATGAAAAAGCAGGGAAAAATTTTGAAGTAGAACTGAATAAAGAAACAATAAATGCTAGGTATGCCTATTTAGATGTGACTGAATATTATAGTGTAGAGCGATTACTTACAGATTTATACCAAGAATTTGGTCGGATCGATTATCTTTTTAATAATGCTGGTATGGCTATGTATGGTGAACTCTATGATATGACGATGGAAAACTGGAAAGAGATCATGGACGTTAACCTATGGGGAGTCATTAATGGAACTCAAGTGGGATATAACCTCATGAAAAAACAAGGATTCGGCCATATTGTGAACACAGCATCAGCAGCAGGTTTAGGACCTTCTCCAGTATCTTCAGCATATGCCACTACGAAACATGCGGTTGTAGGCTTAACCACTTCGCTTCATTATGAAGCAGAAGAATTCGGTATTAAAGTTAGCACACTTTGCCCCACGTTTGTTGATACCCCTATTTTTGAAGAAGCAAAAGCAATCAATATCAATAAGACAGTTATTACGCAACAATTAAAGAAGCAAAAAACGATGTCTCCTGAAAAACTAGCTAAAATTGCTTTAGATGGGATTCATAGAAACAAACCTATTATTTGTCCAATGCCAATGCGTCGAACAATGGATATTTTTTTCACACTGTTTCCCCCAGCACACAGAGGGCTAATGAGGTTAGTTTGTAAAGTAAGTAGGAAAGCTCGGATTCTTGAAAATTGA
- a CDS encoding sigma factor-like helix-turn-helix DNA-binding protein, protein MVKVIFKTYRDILATIEITKAEMEALQLDLDYWIGKNSDHPLLSQGAAKYGLDVAANRSNFLYERMSKLEGRLKGYEEIEKEIRENIENLHGLEHKIAKLRFIKGLTYEEIADQLGYSYGYIRTIVSKGDNQMPKRLAQ, encoded by the coding sequence ATGGTGAAAGTAATTTTCAAAACATACAGAGATATTCTAGCAACGATTGAGATTACAAAAGCGGAAATGGAGGCGCTACAGTTAGATTTGGACTACTGGATTGGCAAGAACAGTGATCATCCTTTATTAAGTCAAGGAGCAGCCAAATATGGTCTTGATGTTGCGGCAAATCGCTCGAATTTTCTTTACGAGCGTATGAGTAAATTAGAGGGCCGTTTAAAGGGGTATGAGGAAATCGAGAAAGAAATTCGTGAAAATATTGAAAACCTTCACGGACTTGAACATAAGATTGCAAAGCTACGATTTATTAAGGGCTTAACATACGAAGAAATAGCCGACCAGCTAGGCTATTCATACGGCTATATTCGCACTATTGTTTCAAAAGGTGACAATCAGATGCCAAAACGACTTGCACAATAG
- a CDS encoding SHOCT domain-containing protein gives MLFGNPETVKKNQEDSKQRLEDKIKKKFDEEKVEISQQYRTSNLSVVGLDEKNRKICFLDSDSHMKLRDLKFSGAFTDNIQYSARTINYKDILESEVIIDGETVTKTSRSSQIGGALLGGILAGGVGAMIGGISGKTASKENVKTIQLKVIVTDTKNPLQVIPFLNEDYSIDRNNKKFIKANKEVMHWHSLFKIIIDLADKEEKSKQLIQDNKSDSNSTYNIAEEIRKLHDLLKEGIISQEEFDLQKKKMIS, from the coding sequence ATGTTATTTGGTAATCCTGAAACGGTAAAAAAAAACCAAGAAGATTCTAAACAAAGACTTGAAGATAAGATTAAAAAGAAGTTTGATGAAGAGAAGGTAGAAATATCGCAACAATATAGAACTTCTAATTTATCCGTTGTTGGTCTTGATGAGAAAAATCGAAAAATTTGCTTTTTAGATAGTGATTCACATATGAAATTAAGGGATTTAAAATTCTCTGGTGCATTTACTGATAATATCCAATATTCAGCCAGAACCATTAATTATAAGGATATTCTAGAATCAGAGGTTATTATTGATGGTGAAACGGTGACAAAAACATCAAGGTCAAGTCAAATTGGGGGAGCATTATTAGGGGGAATATTAGCAGGTGGAGTTGGAGCTATGATTGGTGGAATATCTGGAAAAACAGCTTCAAAAGAAAATGTTAAAACCATTCAACTTAAAGTAATTGTTACTGATACAAAAAATCCATTACAAGTAATTCCATTTTTAAATGAAGATTACTCAATTGACCGAAATAATAAAAAGTTTATTAAAGCAAATAAAGAAGTAATGCACTGGCATAGCCTTTTTAAAATTATTATAGACTTGGCAGATAAGGAAGAGAAGAGTAAACAATTGATTCAAGATAATAAAAGTGATTCTAATTCTACCTACAATATTGCCGAGGAGATTAGAAAATTACATGACTTGCTTAAAGAGGGAATTATATCCCAAGAAGAATTTGATTTACAAAAGAAAAAAATGATATCCTGA